The following proteins are encoded in a genomic region of Gouania willdenowi chromosome 6, fGouWil2.1, whole genome shotgun sequence:
- the rad51ap1 gene encoding RAD51-associated protein 1 isoform X2: MERPSRKTKTVDYSEAKYIDDDEDFACAKAPPTKKSREEVKPDRRKFSGKPSSQESNSKPPQNQKSRKPLEEKLLDRDLEAAITLSRLINAEDVTRHPPNTAAGLPLDENTDPSSLLRSNCSVDATVMGLDEITPEKQSQQKAEQPRKKDHGDEDEDYKPKLTPESESEDDFSGPSESDNDEEFTVTKVKKKEGTKKDKTKTTPAAKKEKQPFKPSKSKPQTVVRSPATVKALPTNPASSPTVTSSKPLLCPSPAGGRVPKWNPPAQVGKSPTSSHRPSDKSPGQGLRLGLSRLVRVKPLHPSVTSH, encoded by the exons ATGGAGCGACCATCGAG GAAAACAAAGACTGTGGATTACAGTGAAGCCAAATATATTGATGATG ATGAAGATTTTGCTTGTGCGAAGGCGCCGCCCACCAAAAAGTCAAGAGAGGAGGTGAAACCGGATCGGAGGAAGTTTTCAGGCAAACCGTCCAGTCAAGAAAGCAACTCCAAACCCCCACAGAACCAGAAGAGCAG AAAACCTCTGGAGGAAAAGCTGTTGGACAGAGATCTGGAAGCAGCCATCACCCTCTCCCGCCTCATTAATGCTGAAGATGTAACGAGACATCCTCCAAACACAGCAG CTGGACTCCCATTGGATGAGAACACAGACCCGTCTTCTTTGCTGCGCTCTAACTGCAGTGTGGATGCTACAGTCATGG gtCTTGATGAAATCACACCAGAGAAACAATCACAACAAAAGGCTGAGCAGCCTAGAAAAAAGGACCACGGTGATGAAGACGAGGACTATAAGCCTAAACTGACGCCAG AATCAGAGAGTGAGGATGATTTCAGTGGCCCCTCTGAGAGCGACAATGATGAAGAATTCACTGTTACGAAGGTCAAAAAGAAGGAGGGAACCAAGAAGGACAAGACTAAAACGACTCCTGCTgcgaaaaaagaaaagcaaccTTTTAAACCTTCAAAGTCTAAACCACAGACAGTTG TAAGAAGTCCAGCAACAGTCAAAGCTCTTCCAACAAACCCTGCATCGTCTCCTACAGTCACCTCGTCTAAACCGTTGTTATGTCCGAGTCCAGCAGGGGGCAGAGTCCCTAAGTGGAACCCACCAG CTCAAGTCGGTAAAAGTCCGACGTCGTCACATCGTCCATCTGATAAATCTCCAGGTCAGGGTCTGCGTCTGGGATTGTCTCGCCTGGTCCGAGTCAAACCTCTTCATCCCAGCGTAACCAGTCACTGA
- the rad51ap1 gene encoding RAD51-associated protein 1 isoform X1, with product MERPSRKTKTVDYSEAKYIDDDEDFACAKAPPTKKSREEVKPDRRKFSGKPSSQESNSKPPQNQKSRKPLEEKLLDRDLEAAITLSRLINAEDVTRHPPNTAAGLPLDENTDPSSLLRSNCSVDATVMGLDEITPEKQSQQKAEQPRKKDHGDEDEDYKPKLTPESESEDDFSGPSESDNDEEFTVTKVKKKEGTKKDKTKTTPAAKKEKQPFKPSKSKPQTVAVRSPATVKALPTNPASSPTVTSSKPLLCPSPAGGRVPKWNPPAQVGKSPTSSHRPSDKSPGQGLRLGLSRLVRVKPLHPSVTSH from the exons ATGGAGCGACCATCGAG GAAAACAAAGACTGTGGATTACAGTGAAGCCAAATATATTGATGATG ATGAAGATTTTGCTTGTGCGAAGGCGCCGCCCACCAAAAAGTCAAGAGAGGAGGTGAAACCGGATCGGAGGAAGTTTTCAGGCAAACCGTCCAGTCAAGAAAGCAACTCCAAACCCCCACAGAACCAGAAGAGCAG AAAACCTCTGGAGGAAAAGCTGTTGGACAGAGATCTGGAAGCAGCCATCACCCTCTCCCGCCTCATTAATGCTGAAGATGTAACGAGACATCCTCCAAACACAGCAG CTGGACTCCCATTGGATGAGAACACAGACCCGTCTTCTTTGCTGCGCTCTAACTGCAGTGTGGATGCTACAGTCATGG gtCTTGATGAAATCACACCAGAGAAACAATCACAACAAAAGGCTGAGCAGCCTAGAAAAAAGGACCACGGTGATGAAGACGAGGACTATAAGCCTAAACTGACGCCAG AATCAGAGAGTGAGGATGATTTCAGTGGCCCCTCTGAGAGCGACAATGATGAAGAATTCACTGTTACGAAGGTCAAAAAGAAGGAGGGAACCAAGAAGGACAAGACTAAAACGACTCCTGCTgcgaaaaaagaaaagcaaccTTTTAAACCTTCAAAGTCTAAACCACAGACAGTTG CAGTAAGAAGTCCAGCAACAGTCAAAGCTCTTCCAACAAACCCTGCATCGTCTCCTACAGTCACCTCGTCTAAACCGTTGTTATGTCCGAGTCCAGCAGGGGGCAGAGTCCCTAAGTGGAACCCACCAG CTCAAGTCGGTAAAAGTCCGACGTCGTCACATCGTCCATCTGATAAATCTCCAGGTCAGGGTCTGCGTCTGGGATTGTCTCGCCTGGTCCGAGTCAAACCTCTTCATCCCAGCGTAACCAGTCACTGA
- the ada2b gene encoding adenosine deaminase 2-A isoform X1, whose protein sequence is MAMQNKARLPCTSSFLVLLWLLRPALGVPDPAQREQLMLQEASMQTGGRMTLTVAEQKLDARLHRLKEQEMNNIPFPPAVHFFKAKPLIQQSEVFKLLHRMPKGGALHIHSMSLVSVDWLVKNVTYRPHCYICFTWDNSVRFVFSERQPFPRWDCFYWQLLQTLRDRTGDPHAFDLSLVQQLTLFTDDPEGKYPNQDVVWEKFEKSFIAAAGLISHAPVLRDYLYQGLEELHQDNIQYLELRSGLSRTYELDGSIHDKLWTLRTFQQVSNKFKLDHPEFFGARIIISVHRALGVSEVKAAVKEAIELQREFPEVVAGFDLVGREDSGRSLWYFREALSLPAELGVTLPFFFHAGETDDEGTDVDQNILDALLFNTTRIGHGFALPHHPIAKELSRRRNVAVELCPISNQVLRLVSDLRNHPAATLMSEGHPLVISSDDPSLFGSSGLSYDFYQAFVGIGGLRANLGTLKELVLNSIRFSSLSAQQKETSQKMWQKKWDVFISACS, encoded by the exons AT GGCCATGCAGAACAAGGCCAGGCTCCCCTGCACCTCCTCCTTCCTGGTGCTGCTGTGGCTCCTGAGGCCGGCCCTCGGCGTACCCGACCCTGCTCAGAGGGAGCAGCTCATGCTGCAGGAGGCCTCGATGCAGACTGGAGGCCGTATGACGCTCACTGTGGCCGAGCAGAAGCTGGATGCACGTCTGCACCGTCTGAAGGAGCAGGAAATGAACAACATTCCCTTTCCTCCCGCTGTGCACTTCTTCAAGGCCAAGCCTCTCATCCAACAGAGTGAAGTGTTCAAGCTGCTGCACAGGATGCCCAAag GTGGGGCCCTCCACATCCACAGCATGTCTCTGGtcagtgttgattggctggtgaagaacgTCACCTACAGGCCTCACTGTTACATCTGCTTCACCTGGGACAACTCGGTCCGCTTCGTTTTCTCTGAGCGACAGCCGTTCCCTCGCTGGGACTGTTTCTACTGGCAGCTGCTGCAGACCCTCAGAGACAGGACAGGAGACCCCCACGCCTTTGATCTCAG TTTAGTGCAGCAGCTCACACTGTTCACTGATGACCCAGAGGGTAAATATCCAAACCAGGACGTAGTGTGGGAGAAGTTTGAGAAATCCTTCATAGCAGCAGCTGGACTCATTAGCCACGCCCCTGTCCTGAGGGACTATCTCTACCAGGGTCTGGAGGAGCTGCACCAGGACAACATCCAGTACCTGGAGCTGAGGAGCGGACTCTCCAGG ACGTATGAACTGGACGGATCCATTCATGATAAACTCTGGACTCTCAGAACATTTCAACAGGTTTCTAATAAGTTTAAACTGGATCATCCGGAGTTCTTCGGTGCTCGGATCATCATCTCTGTTCACAG GGCTCTGGGTGTATCTGAGGTCAAAGCAGCGGTGAAAGAAGCCATTGAGCTCCAAAGAGAATTTCCTGAAGTTGTTGCAGGATTTGATTTG GTGGGCAGGGAGGACAGTGGGCGTAGTCTGTGGTACTTCAGGGAGGCTCTGTCTCTGCCGGCTGAACTAGGAGTCACGCTGCCATTCTTCTTCCACGCTGGAGAAACAG ATGATGAAGGCACAGATGTGGATCAGAACATTCTAGACGCTCTGCTCTTTAACACCACGCGTATCGGACACGGCTTCGCTCTGCCTCACCATCCCATCGCCAAAGAACTTTCCAGAAGAAGGAACGTAGCTGTGGAGCTTTGTCCGATCTCAAACCAG GTCCTGAGGCTGGTCTCAGATCTCAGGAATCATCCCGCGGCCACGCTGATGTCCGAGGGCCACCCGTTGGTGATCAGCTCTGATGACCCGTCACTGTTTGGATCGTCTGGACTGTCCTACGACTTCTACCAGGCCTTTGTGGGCATCGGGGGCCTGAGGGCCAACCTGGGGACCCTGAAGGAGCTGGTTCTCAACTCCATCAG ATTCAGCTCGCTGTCTGCTCAACAGAAAGAGACGAGTCAGAAAATGTGGCAGAAGAAATGGGACGTCTTCATTTCTGCCTGTTCATAA
- the ada2b gene encoding adenosine deaminase 2-A isoform X2, with the protein MQNKARLPCTSSFLVLLWLLRPALGVPDPAQREQLMLQEASMQTGGRMTLTVAEQKLDARLHRLKEQEMNNIPFPPAVHFFKAKPLIQQSEVFKLLHRMPKGGALHIHSMSLVSVDWLVKNVTYRPHCYICFTWDNSVRFVFSERQPFPRWDCFYWQLLQTLRDRTGDPHAFDLSLVQQLTLFTDDPEGKYPNQDVVWEKFEKSFIAAAGLISHAPVLRDYLYQGLEELHQDNIQYLELRSGLSRTYELDGSIHDKLWTLRTFQQVSNKFKLDHPEFFGARIIISVHRALGVSEVKAAVKEAIELQREFPEVVAGFDLVGREDSGRSLWYFREALSLPAELGVTLPFFFHAGETDDEGTDVDQNILDALLFNTTRIGHGFALPHHPIAKELSRRRNVAVELCPISNQVLRLVSDLRNHPAATLMSEGHPLVISSDDPSLFGSSGLSYDFYQAFVGIGGLRANLGTLKELVLNSIRFSSLSAQQKETSQKMWQKKWDVFISACS; encoded by the exons ATGCAGAACAAGGCCAGGCTCCCCTGCACCTCCTCCTTCCTGGTGCTGCTGTGGCTCCTGAGGCCGGCCCTCGGCGTACCCGACCCTGCTCAGAGGGAGCAGCTCATGCTGCAGGAGGCCTCGATGCAGACTGGAGGCCGTATGACGCTCACTGTGGCCGAGCAGAAGCTGGATGCACGTCTGCACCGTCTGAAGGAGCAGGAAATGAACAACATTCCCTTTCCTCCCGCTGTGCACTTCTTCAAGGCCAAGCCTCTCATCCAACAGAGTGAAGTGTTCAAGCTGCTGCACAGGATGCCCAAag GTGGGGCCCTCCACATCCACAGCATGTCTCTGGtcagtgttgattggctggtgaagaacgTCACCTACAGGCCTCACTGTTACATCTGCTTCACCTGGGACAACTCGGTCCGCTTCGTTTTCTCTGAGCGACAGCCGTTCCCTCGCTGGGACTGTTTCTACTGGCAGCTGCTGCAGACCCTCAGAGACAGGACAGGAGACCCCCACGCCTTTGATCTCAG TTTAGTGCAGCAGCTCACACTGTTCACTGATGACCCAGAGGGTAAATATCCAAACCAGGACGTAGTGTGGGAGAAGTTTGAGAAATCCTTCATAGCAGCAGCTGGACTCATTAGCCACGCCCCTGTCCTGAGGGACTATCTCTACCAGGGTCTGGAGGAGCTGCACCAGGACAACATCCAGTACCTGGAGCTGAGGAGCGGACTCTCCAGG ACGTATGAACTGGACGGATCCATTCATGATAAACTCTGGACTCTCAGAACATTTCAACAGGTTTCTAATAAGTTTAAACTGGATCATCCGGAGTTCTTCGGTGCTCGGATCATCATCTCTGTTCACAG GGCTCTGGGTGTATCTGAGGTCAAAGCAGCGGTGAAAGAAGCCATTGAGCTCCAAAGAGAATTTCCTGAAGTTGTTGCAGGATTTGATTTG GTGGGCAGGGAGGACAGTGGGCGTAGTCTGTGGTACTTCAGGGAGGCTCTGTCTCTGCCGGCTGAACTAGGAGTCACGCTGCCATTCTTCTTCCACGCTGGAGAAACAG ATGATGAAGGCACAGATGTGGATCAGAACATTCTAGACGCTCTGCTCTTTAACACCACGCGTATCGGACACGGCTTCGCTCTGCCTCACCATCCCATCGCCAAAGAACTTTCCAGAAGAAGGAACGTAGCTGTGGAGCTTTGTCCGATCTCAAACCAG GTCCTGAGGCTGGTCTCAGATCTCAGGAATCATCCCGCGGCCACGCTGATGTCCGAGGGCCACCCGTTGGTGATCAGCTCTGATGACCCGTCACTGTTTGGATCGTCTGGACTGTCCTACGACTTCTACCAGGCCTTTGTGGGCATCGGGGGCCTGAGGGCCAACCTGGGGACCCTGAAGGAGCTGGTTCTCAACTCCATCAG ATTCAGCTCGCTGTCTGCTCAACAGAAAGAGACGAGTCAGAAAATGTGGCAGAAGAAATGGGACGTCTTCATTTCTGCCTGTTCATAA
- the ada2b gene encoding adenosine deaminase 2-A isoform X3: MSLVSVDWLVKNVTYRPHCYICFTWDNSVRFVFSERQPFPRWDCFYWQLLQTLRDRTGDPHAFDLSLVQQLTLFTDDPEGKYPNQDVVWEKFEKSFIAAAGLISHAPVLRDYLYQGLEELHQDNIQYLELRSGLSRTYELDGSIHDKLWTLRTFQQVSNKFKLDHPEFFGARIIISVHRALGVSEVKAAVKEAIELQREFPEVVAGFDLVGREDSGRSLWYFREALSLPAELGVTLPFFFHAGETDDEGTDVDQNILDALLFNTTRIGHGFALPHHPIAKELSRRRNVAVELCPISNQVLRLVSDLRNHPAATLMSEGHPLVISSDDPSLFGSSGLSYDFYQAFVGIGGLRANLGTLKELVLNSIRFSSLSAQQKETSQKMWQKKWDVFISACS, from the exons ATGTCTCTGGtcagtgttgattggctggtgaagaacgTCACCTACAGGCCTCACTGTTACATCTGCTTCACCTGGGACAACTCGGTCCGCTTCGTTTTCTCTGAGCGACAGCCGTTCCCTCGCTGGGACTGTTTCTACTGGCAGCTGCTGCAGACCCTCAGAGACAGGACAGGAGACCCCCACGCCTTTGATCTCAG TTTAGTGCAGCAGCTCACACTGTTCACTGATGACCCAGAGGGTAAATATCCAAACCAGGACGTAGTGTGGGAGAAGTTTGAGAAATCCTTCATAGCAGCAGCTGGACTCATTAGCCACGCCCCTGTCCTGAGGGACTATCTCTACCAGGGTCTGGAGGAGCTGCACCAGGACAACATCCAGTACCTGGAGCTGAGGAGCGGACTCTCCAGG ACGTATGAACTGGACGGATCCATTCATGATAAACTCTGGACTCTCAGAACATTTCAACAGGTTTCTAATAAGTTTAAACTGGATCATCCGGAGTTCTTCGGTGCTCGGATCATCATCTCTGTTCACAG GGCTCTGGGTGTATCTGAGGTCAAAGCAGCGGTGAAAGAAGCCATTGAGCTCCAAAGAGAATTTCCTGAAGTTGTTGCAGGATTTGATTTG GTGGGCAGGGAGGACAGTGGGCGTAGTCTGTGGTACTTCAGGGAGGCTCTGTCTCTGCCGGCTGAACTAGGAGTCACGCTGCCATTCTTCTTCCACGCTGGAGAAACAG ATGATGAAGGCACAGATGTGGATCAGAACATTCTAGACGCTCTGCTCTTTAACACCACGCGTATCGGACACGGCTTCGCTCTGCCTCACCATCCCATCGCCAAAGAACTTTCCAGAAGAAGGAACGTAGCTGTGGAGCTTTGTCCGATCTCAAACCAG GTCCTGAGGCTGGTCTCAGATCTCAGGAATCATCCCGCGGCCACGCTGATGTCCGAGGGCCACCCGTTGGTGATCAGCTCTGATGACCCGTCACTGTTTGGATCGTCTGGACTGTCCTACGACTTCTACCAGGCCTTTGTGGGCATCGGGGGCCTGAGGGCCAACCTGGGGACCCTGAAGGAGCTGGTTCTCAACTCCATCAG ATTCAGCTCGCTGTCTGCTCAACAGAAAGAGACGAGTCAGAAAATGTGGCAGAAGAAATGGGACGTCTTCATTTCTGCCTGTTCATAA